The proteins below are encoded in one region of Brassica napus cultivar Da-Ae chromosome A6, Da-Ae, whole genome shotgun sequence:
- the LOC106346705 gene encoding uncharacterized protein LOC106346705 isoform X1, with amino-acid sequence MKEDDVSSRNVNPRSNRNSVASASASASAAPVDSLRRRARSPSPPQTAAARYVIDSSVGASSPAVPVNAGSVDWTGHGLGSSGRSCRPWDRGDLLRRLATFKPCNWLGKPKTASSLACAQKGWVSIDLDKIQCEYCGSSLHYSPPQHQLNHPQAADSSKEEFSKKLDDAHEGSCPWIGNCCPESLVQFPPTPPSALIGGYKDRCDGLLQFYSLPIVSVSAIDQMRASRRLQIDRLLAQPQVYAHDDPSLRMDNILAAETSKQEALSNYSRAQKLISLCGWEPRWLPNIQDCEEHSAQSARNGCPSGPSRNQSRFQDPGPSRKQLSASSRKASGNYEVLGPEYKSESRSPLLDCSLCGVTIRIWDFLTTSRPVPLAPINANLPETSKKTALTRGNSATSGINGWFANEGMEQQQNEDADEAETSVKRRIASNAGISFYQTAAGASSSAQLNMSVTRDNYQFSDRGKEILLRQPSGSEVGDRAASYESRGPSTRKRNLEDGGSTADRPYLRVQHTDSVEGTVVDRDGDEVNDDSAGPSKRSRGSEVHETYLPSYGRELSVGGPSHSVDAENEREVNRSDPFSEGNEQAMAFPGARDSARASSVIAMDTICHSANDDSMESVENQPGDFDDVNYPPAATGQSADPSELNFSNQAQQSACFQPAPVRSNAEAGISSINDGEEVMNTETVTAQGRDGPSIGVSGGSVGMGASHEAEIHGADLSVHRGDSVVGDMEPVAEVIENLGQSGEFAPDQGVTDDFVPEEMDREGRLGDIQDRVSQSVARADSGSKIVDSLKAESVESGEKMSNVNALMNEDSVHPSLSCNAIVCSGFEASKEEVTQTWNESPLNAGFALPGSSYTANDQGPPNGDSNDEIVEFDPIKYHNCYCPWVNENVAAAGCSSNSSSSSSIAEALCGWQLTIDALDSFQSLENAQIQPMESESAASLCKDDHRTPSQKLLKRHSFISRHGKK; translated from the exons ATGAAGGAAGACGATGTGAGTTCGCGAAACGTAAACCCTAGAAGCAACCGGAACAGTGTAGCCTCGGCTTCCGCTTCCGCCTCTGCAGCTCCCGTTGACAGTCTCCGCCGACGCGCTAGATCGCCTTCTCCTCCTCAGACTGCTGCCGCCAG GTATGTTATTGATAGCTCTGTGGGAGCATCTTCTCCTGCTGTTCCGGTGAACGCTGGCAGTGTGGATTGGACGGGTCACGGGCTTGGATCCTCGGGGCGTTCGTGTAGGCCTTGGGATAGAGGGGATTTACTTCGACGCCTTGCCACTTTCAAGCCTTGTAATTGGCTTGGCAAACCCAAA ACGGCTAGTTCTTTGGCTTGTGCTCAGAAAGGATGGGTAAGTATTGACCTGGACAAAATTCAATGCGAATACTGTGGATCCAGTCTGCATTACTCTCCCCCACAGCATCAGTTAAATCATCCCCAAG CAGCTGATAGCAGCAAGGAAGAATTCTCcaagaagcttgatgacgcaCATGAGGGTTCTTGTCCTTGGATAGGAAATTGCTGTCCAGAAAGCTTAGTTCAGTTTCCTCCAACTCCTCCATCAGCCTTGATTGGAGGTTACAAGGATCGTTGTGATGGGCTCCTACAGTTCTATTCTCTTCCCATCGTTTCGGTGTCTGCAATTGACCAGATGCGTGCTTCAAGACGACTGCAAATTGACCGCCTTTTGGCACAGCCCCAAGTCTATGCCCATGATGATCCCAGTTTAAGAATGGATAATATCTTAGCCGCAGAAACGTCCAAACAAGAGGCTCTCAGTAATTACTCTCGC GCTCAAAAGCTGATAAGCCTATGTGGATGGGAGCCTAGATGGCTTCCAAACATCCAAGATTGTGAAGAACACTCGGCCCAATCAGCTAGAAATGGGTGCCCTTCAGGCCCATCTAGAAATCAAAGTCGTTTTCAAGATCCTGGTCCAAGCAGGAAACAGTTATCGGCTTCATCCCGAAAAGCCTCTGGAAACTATGAAGTTTTGGGTCCAGAATATAAATCAGAATCAAGATCACCTTTGTTGGATTGTAGTTTATGTGGTGTAACCATCAGAATTTGGGATTTCCTGACCACTTCTCGGCCAGTTCCACTTGCGCCTATCAATGCTAATCTTCCCGAAACAAGCAAGAAAACGGCACTGACACGTGGCAATAGTGCAACAAGTGGAATCAATGGGTGGTTTGCTAATGAAGGCATGGAGCAGCAGCAAAACGAAGATGCTGACGAGGCTGAAACATCAGTTAAGAGGAGAATAGCATCAAACGCAGGTATAAGCTTCTATCAAACTGCAGCTGGGGCATCATCCTCTGCGCAGCTGAACATGTCTGTGACACGTGATAATTACCAATTTAGCGATAGAGGAAAGGAAATTCTGCTAAGGCAGCCATCAGGAAGTGAGGTTGGGGACCGTGCTGCTTCGTATGAGTCACGAGGGCCAAGTACTCGTAAGCGGAACCTGGAGGATGGTGGAAGCACGGCTGATAGGCCTTATCTACGGGTACAACATACAGACAGTGTTGAAGGGACTGTTGTTGACCGTGATGGTGATGAGGTTAATGACGATTCAGCAGGGCCTTCAAAGCGTAGCCGAGGCTCTGAAGTGCATGAAACTTATCTTCCCTCTTATGGGAGAGAGTTATCAGTGGGTGGGCCAAGTCACTCAGTAGATGCTGAAAACGAGAGGGAAGTAAATAGAAGTGACCCATTTAGTGAAGGCAATGAACAAGCTATGGCTTTCCCAGGTGCCAGAGACTCCGCACGTGCTTCCTCTGTCATTGCGATGGATACAATTTGCCACAGTGCCAATGATGATTCTATGGAAAGTGTGGAAAACCAACCAGGGGATTTTGATGACGTAAATTATCCCCCTGCGGCGACAGGTCAAAGTGCCGATCCTTCTGAACTGAATTTCAGCAATCAAGCTCAGCAGAGTGCATGCTTCCAACCAGCTCCGGTTCGGTCTAACGCTGAAGCAGGCATTAGCAGCATAAATGACGGCGAGGAAGTAATGAACACAGAAACTGTCACCGCTCAGGGAAGAGATGGACCGAGTATAGGCGTCAGTGGGGGTAGTGTCGGAATGGGTGCAAGTCACGAAGCAGAGATCCACGGAGCTGACCTTTCAGTCCATAGGGGAGATAGCGTTGTTGGGGACATGGAACCTGTTGCGGAAGTCATAGAAAATCTAGGACAAAGCGGTGAGTTTGCACCGGACCAAGGCGTTACTGATGATTTTGTTCCTGAAGAAATGGACCGGGAAGGTAGGCTCGGGGATATTCAGGATAGGGTGTCTCAGTCCGTTGCAAGGGCGGACAGTGGCTCTAAAATCGTTGATTCATTGAAGGCTGAGTCTGTTGAAAGCGGCGAAAAGATGAGCAACGTAAATGCGTTGATGAACGAAGATAGTGTTCACCCATCATTGTCGTGCAATGCCATTGTGTGTTCTGGTTTTGAAGCATCTAAAGAAGAAGTGACCCAGACGTGGAACGAGTCTCCGCTCAACGCCGGCTTTGCACTCCCTGGATCAAGTTACACTGCCAATGACCAAG GGCCTCCGAACGGAGATAGCAACGATGAAATTGTGGAGTTTGATCCAATAAAGTATCACAACTGCTACTGCCCTTGGGTAAATGAAAATGTGGCAGCTGCTGGATGTAGCAGCAACAGCTCGAGCTCTTCAAGTATCGCTGAGGCGCTTTGTGGATGGCAATTAACTATTGATGCCCTTGATTCGTTCCAGTCACTCGAGAATGCTCAAATCCAGCCAATGGAATCAGAATCAGCTGCATCTCTCTGCAAG GATGATCACCGAACGCCTTCCCAGAAGCTCTTGAAACGCCACTCTTTCATCAGCAGACAtgggaaaaaataa